The Populus nigra chromosome 19, ddPopNigr1.1, whole genome shotgun sequence genome includes a window with the following:
- the LOC133679654 gene encoding mitochondrial import receptor subunit TOM6 homolog, which yields MFPGLFMKKPDKAEALKQLRSHVAMFGAWVVVLRVTPYVLHYISHEKDELKLEF from the coding sequence atgtTTCCAGGATTGTTTATGAAAAAACCAGACAAAGCAGAGGCTTTGAAGCAGTTAAGGTCACACGTGGCCATGTTTGGTGCCTGGGTTGTTGTGCTCCGTGTCACTCCTTATGTTCTTCATTACATCTCTCATGAAAAGGATGAGCTCAAGCTCGAGTTCTAG
- the LOC133680500 gene encoding CASP-like protein 5C1 translates to MDDVPGSVGTSASFSLRLGQTIFSSASLLFMSLGVEFYSYTAFCYLVTIMGLAIPWSFTLAIVDGYSVLVKCPIRQPGILLIIVLGDWVLSTLILAAACSTASVVDLLLHSNGSHCPPKICSRYQISAAMAFLSWFLSMASSLFNLWLLPSL, encoded by the exons ATGGATGATGTACCTGGTTCAGTAGGGACTAGTGCCAGCTTCTCTTTGAGATTGGGTCAGACCATCTTCTCTTCTGCTTCTCTTCTTTTCATGTCTCTCGGTGTTGAATTCTACAGCTACACTGCTTTCTG CTACTTAGTTACAATCATGGGTTTGGCTATTCCATGGAGTTTCACATTGGCAATAGTTGATGGATACTCTGTTCTGGTAAAATGCCCTATTCGACAACCGGGAATACTTCTGATTATTGTCCTTGGAGATTGG GTGTTATCAACTCTCATATTAGCCGCAGCATGCTCAACAGCTAGCGTTGTGGATCTCCTGCTCCACTCTAATGGATCTCATTGCCCTCCAAAGATTTGCAGCAGGTATCAAATATCGGCTGCCATGGCTTTCTTGTCTTGGTTTCTGTCTATGGCTTCTTCTCTTTTCAATCTTTGGTTACTCCCTTCCTTGTGA